A region of the Haemophilus parainfluenzae genome:
AGTGCGGTCAAAAACATCAGAGATTTTGATCTGCACCCCAAAAGTTGGACTCAACAAACCAACAATTGAGGTGCAGATTTTTTTATGGGTAAACACTACACAATCGAATTTAAATTACAGGCTCTCCAACCTATTTTGAATGGAAAAATGAGTATTAGAGAAGCTGCGCGTTTTTACAATATTCCTTCCAACGCCTTAGTCGGGACATGGTTGAAACGGTTTGAAAAAAGTGGCATAAAAGGACTTATTCCCCGTAAACCATCAGGACGACCGCCGATGAAACCCAAATATGCAAAAATGCCACCGCCACCCAAAACTGAAGAAGACCGTTTACGCCTGAGAATTTTACAGCTTGAAGCGGAGGTGGCCTACCTAAAGGAGTTGAGAAGGCTCAGACTTCAGGATGAAGCCGAGCAACAGAAATTATCCAAAGGTTAAGAACACGCTATCCGTTAAAATGGCTTTTAGGCTTTGCACAGTTAGCGCGTAGTACGTTTTTTGCGAAACTTCAGATTAAACCGGATAAGGATGAGTTGTTGAAAAAGACCATTCAACACATCAAAGCCAATCATCCTGATTATGGCTACCGACGTGTTCATGCCAGCTTGCCAGGCGTGAATCATAAAAAAGTTCAACGTTTAATGCAGACACTTGGGCTTCAAGTGCAGTCAAGAAAAAGCAAGAAATTTACCACCTATCGAGGCACGATAGGGGTGATTGCACCGAATCATCTTGAACGCGATTTTAGTGCAACGGCCCCGAAACAAAAATGGGTAACTGATATCACCGAGTTTAAGGCGAAAGATGGGAGTAAAGTCTATTTATCTCTAATTTTAGACTTATTTAACAATGAGGTAGTCTACTATAATCTCAGCTATTCCCTAAACTGGGCGAAAGTAGAGGACATGTTAATGCAAGCCGTCAAAGGATTAAATAAAGCTTGTGGTGTCATTTTGCATTCAGACCAGGGATGGCAATATCAAATGGTAGCTTATCGTCAAATCTTGGCTGAACATGGCATCATTCAAAGTATGTCGAGAAAAGGGAATTGCTTAGATAACGCCGCAATGGAAAGTTTCTTTGGACGATTAAAAACAGAATGTTTTTATGGTCGGGAATTTAAAACAAAAGAAGAGATAGTTGATGCTGTCAGAGATTATTTGGATTACTATAATCACCGACGGATTCAACTAAAATTAAAAGGACTGAGTCCGATACAATATCGAAAACAATCCTTTAAATAACAGTCTAATTTTTTGGGGTCAGATCATTTTGACCGCACTTTCTTTATCTGCAATTAACGCATTGTCACAAATTCTTCAGAACCTGTTGGGTGAATTGCCACCGTATTATCAAAGTCTGCTTTAGTTGCGCCCATTTTGATTGCTACAGCAAAACCTTGAATCATTTCATCCACACCAAAACCAATGCCGTGTAAGCCCACGATTTTCTCTTCTTTGCCGACACAAACTAATTTCATTCGGCAAGGTTGACGATGTTCAGTGACAGCGGTGTACATTGCCGTGAAAGAGGATTTATACACTTTCACATTTTCTTCACCATACTGTTCAATCGCTTGCGGTTCAGTTAAACCCACTGTACCAATTGGCGGATGGCTGAACACAACCGTTGGCACAAGATTGTAATCTAAATGCTCATTCGGTTTGTTATTGAATAAACGCTCAGACAAACGACGACCTGCTGCTACAGCAACTGGCGTTAATTCAATACCACCTTCGATAATATCACCTACGGCATAAATACCAGGTACATTTGTATTTTGATATTTATCGACAATAATTTGCCCGCGTGAATTGGTTTTCACCCCTGTTACTTCAAGATTAATCACATCTGTTGCAGGTTCACGACCAATCGCCCAAATTAACGTATCCACTGTGGTTTTACGGCCATCTTGTAATTTCAAGGTAAGCGAACCATCCGCATTTTTCACTACTTCTTCAGGCAACGCTTTAGTATGTAATTGGATACCATCTTGTGCTAACACTTCAACTAAGGTTTCGACAATTAATGGATCTTGATTACGCAATGGAGCATGTTGGCGCACAAATAAATGGGTTTCGCTGCCTAAGCTATTTAAAACACCCGCTAATTCAACGGCAATATACCCTGCGCCTACTACTGCGACACGTTTTGGTAACTCATTTAAAGCAAATACACCATTTGAATCAATCCCGTATTCTGCGCCTTTTACCGCTGGAATACTTGGACGACCACCCGTCGCAATTAAGATATGCTCGGCAGTCACTAATTCTGTTGAACCATCTGCATAGCTCACTTCAATCGTTTTGGCATCTTTAAAACGCGCAAAACCATTAAACACATCCACGTTATTTTTCGCTAATACATTATTGTAAGAGGTATGAATTCGACTGATGTAAGCTTGACGACTTTCGACTAATTTCGCGTAATCAAACTTTTTCACTTCTACATCAAAACCATAAGCGGGTGCATAGCTATTAATGGCTTCTGCAATTTGTGCGCCATAGAACATCACTTTTTTCGGTACACAACCTACGTTCACACAAGTGCCACCGAGGTGTTTTGCTTCGATAATCGCACATTTTTTGCCATAGCTTGCCGCACGATTAATTGAAGCAATCCCGCCGGAACCACCACCAATCGCAATATAATCGTAATGTTTAGTCATTGTAATGATCCTTTTTTTACTCATTAAAATTTTCTACTATTTTGCCTAAAAATGAAGAAGAAAGCTATAAATTGATGTAATTGGAATTGTCTATATGAAAAGGGAGGATTGATCATTTTCAGCATAAATTTCAACATACAAAGTAGATTTTCGTTATAATGCTGACTTGCACTCTAGCAAATAAACCGCATTGAATTATCTTAAAAGATAAAAAACTCAAAAAATAATCAGCCTATCTAAGGAATAACCTACATGGCGATCTGGAAAAAAACATTCACACTCAATCAACTTAATGAAATGAGTAAAAACTGTGCCATAGAACATTTAGGTATTGAAGTTTCTGCTGTAGGAGAAAACTGGATTGAAGCAAAAATGCCCGTTGATCATCGCACCACTCAGCCTTTTGGTTTATTACATGGTGGCATATCAGTTGCCTTAGCAGAAACCATTGGTTCATTGGCAGGATTTCTCTGTATAGAAGAAAGGCAAGTTGCCTTGGGATTAGATATCAACGCCAATCATCTTCGACCAGTAAAACAAGGTTTTGTTACCGCAAAGGCAACACCAATTGCTTTAAGTCAAAATACTCATGTTTGGCAAATTGACATTCGCAATGAAGAAGATAAACTCTGTTGCGTTTCTCGATTAACGCTTTCTATCAAACATTTATGAATACAACAAAAAAAATCGGCATCATTTTAGCGAATCTTGGT
Encoded here:
- a CDS encoding helix-turn-helix domain-containing protein; translated protein: MGKHYTIEFKLQALQPILNGKMSIREAARFYNIPSNALVGTWLKRFEKSGIKGLIPRKPSGRPPMKPKYAKMPPPPKTEEDRLRLRILQLEAEVAYLKELRRLRLQDEAEQQKLSKG
- a CDS encoding IS3 family transposase, whose product is MQRLRTRYPLKWLLGFAQLARSTFFAKLQIKPDKDELLKKTIQHIKANHPDYGYRRVHASLPGVNHKKVQRLMQTLGLQVQSRKSKKFTTYRGTIGVIAPNHLERDFSATAPKQKWVTDITEFKAKDGSKVYLSLILDLFNNEVVYYNLSYSLNWAKVEDMLMQAVKGLNKACGVILHSDQGWQYQMVAYRQILAEHGIIQSMSRKGNCLDNAAMESFFGRLKTECFYGREFKTKEEIVDAVRDYLDYYNHRRIQLKLKGLSPIQYRKQSFK
- the gorA gene encoding glutathione-disulfide reductase, whose product is MTKHYDYIAIGGGSGGIASINRAASYGKKCAIIEAKHLGGTCVNVGCVPKKVMFYGAQIAEAINSYAPAYGFDVEVKKFDYAKLVESRQAYISRIHTSYNNVLAKNNVDVFNGFARFKDAKTIEVSYADGSTELVTAEHILIATGGRPSIPAVKGAEYGIDSNGVFALNELPKRVAVVGAGYIAVELAGVLNSLGSETHLFVRQHAPLRNQDPLIVETLVEVLAQDGIQLHTKALPEEVVKNADGSLTLKLQDGRKTTVDTLIWAIGREPATDVINLEVTGVKTNSRGQIIVDKYQNTNVPGIYAVGDIIEGGIELTPVAVAAGRRLSERLFNNKPNEHLDYNLVPTVVFSHPPIGTVGLTEPQAIEQYGEENVKVYKSSFTAMYTAVTEHRQPCRMKLVCVGKEEKIVGLHGIGFGVDEMIQGFAVAIKMGATKADFDNTVAIHPTGSEEFVTMR
- a CDS encoding hotdog fold thioesterase; translated protein: MAIWKKTFTLNQLNEMSKNCAIEHLGIEVSAVGENWIEAKMPVDHRTTQPFGLLHGGISVALAETIGSLAGFLCIEERQVALGLDINANHLRPVKQGFVTAKATPIALSQNTHVWQIDIRNEEDKLCCVSRLTLSIKHL